One Baekduia alba genomic window, CGGCGACCGCCCGCTGCAACCGCGCGTAGGCCGGGACGTCCGACGCCATCAGCGCGTCGTAGGTGTCCGGATCGAAGTGGAACTGAGCGCACATCGCCGCAACGCTACCGGCGCCCCTTCCGCCGGCCCGCCGGCGGCGCTAGGCTCGGACATGCACGCTGGACGGCTGCGGCGGGAGAGACATCCCGTCGAGGAAAGTCCGGACACCACAGGGCGCGGTGGTCGGCGCAAGTCGACCCGGCGAAAGCCGCGGGATAGTGCCACAGAGACATACCGCCGATGGCGGGGCCGCACGTGCGCCCCGCACAGGCAAGGGTGAAAAGGTGCGGTAAGAGCGCACCGGCGTCATGGCGACATGGCGGCCAGGCAAACCCCACCGGGTGCAAGGCCAAGCAGGACCGTTCGTAGGCTGCCCGCCGAGGTCCAGGTCGGCCGCTCAGATGGATGGTCGTTCACGACAAGATCCGGCTTACAGGCGTGCTACAGCGAGGGCCCTTCCGACACCGGGAGGGCCCTCGCCATAGGCTGCCCCGCAGCGATGCGCTTCTCGATCTTCTACGAGCACCAGGTGCCGCGACCATGGGAGGCCGACGGCGAGCATCGACTCCTACAAGAAGCGCTCGAGCAGGTCGAGCTGGCCGACCGCCTCGGCTTCGACACCGTCTGGGCGGCGGAGCACCACTTCCTGGAGGAGCACTCGCACTCGTCGGCGCCCGGCGTCTTCCTGGCCGCCGCTTCGCAGCGGACCACCACGATCCGGTTGGGCTTCGGGACCGTGCCGCTGGCGCCGGGCTACCAGCATCCGGCGCGGGTCGCCGAAGCCGCCGCGACGCTCGACCTCCTCTCCGACGGGCGCGTCGAGCTCGGGACGGGGGAGACGTCGTCCGGGGCCGAGCTCGCTGGCTTCGGCGTCGATCGTGAGACGCAAACTGCACAGTGGAGCGAAGCGATCGAGATCGTTGCGCGGATGATGGTCGAGACGCCGTTCGCCGGCGCCGACACCGACCACATCAAGATGCCTCCGCGCAACGTGGTGCCCAAGCCGCTGCAGAAGCCGCACCCGCCGCTGTGGGTCGCCTGCCCACGTCAGGAGACGATCCGCCGCGCTGCCGAGAAGGGACTCGGAGCGCTGAGCTTCGCGTTCGTCGAGCCCGAGGACGTGCGCTCCTGGGTCGACGAGTACTACACCATCATCTCGTCGGACCGCTGCGTCCCGGCTGGGTTCGCCGTCAACCCCAACTTCGCGGCCGCGCTGCCGATGATGGTGCACGCCGACGAGGCGGAGGCGATCGAGCGCGGCATCGACGGCGCCCACTTCCTCGGCTACGCGCTCGGCCATTACAATGCCTTCGGCGAGCACGCGCCCGGCCGGACGTCGATCTGGGAGGAGTTCCAGGCCCGCCGGGACGACGTCGGCTTCGCGCGCTCCGCGATCTCCGCCGACGGCGCGCCGCTGAGCGTCAAGGTCCTCCAGCGCGGCCTTGGCTCCGTGCGCGGCGCGATCGGGACGCCCGCCCAGCTGCGCGAGCTGATCGGCCGCTACGAGGACGCGGGCGTCGACGAGCTGCTGTTCTGCCTGCAAACGGGCAAGACCCAGCACAAGCACATCATGGAGGCCTTGGAGCTGTTCGCCGCCGAGGTGATGCCGGCGTTCGCGCAACGGCGTCCCGCGCGGGCGCGGGACAAGGCCGAGCGGCTGGGCGACGCGGCGGAGCGCGCGCTGGAGCGGCGGGCGCCGCGCCGGACGGTCGCGCGCGGGTACGCGTTCAAGGCCGGCGACAGCGGGGTCGACGCGGCGGCGGTCGCGATCCCGGAGGAGCCTGCTGCCCCGTCGGCGCGGCGCGCCCCCGGCGCTGCGGTCACCTCGCTGCGGCGCCAGCTCGAGACCCACGGCGAGCGCGCGTTCCAGGCGTTCGTCGGGCGCTCGGACGACGCGCGCCTCGCGCGCACCGCCGGCTCCGGCGCCGGCCTCAGGGTCATCTTCGGCGCGATGGAGCGCCAGTTCGTGCCGGAGCGCGCAGCGGGCTTCACCGGTGACATCCAGTACAACCTGCGCGCGGTGGACGGGTCGGTGCGCGCGTGGACGGTCGCGATCGACCGGGAGCGCGCCCGCGCACGGCCCGGCGCCGCCGACGACGCCGAGCTCACGATCACGCTCGCGGTCGCCGACTTCATCCGCATCGCTGGTCGCGACCTCGATCCGGTCAAGGCCGTCCTGACCGGCCGGATGGAGCTCGCGGGCGACTTCGGCGTCGCGCTCAAGCTGGGCGAGATGTTCGGCCAGCCGGGCGGGTTCTGAGGCGGATCGCCCCCTGAGCAGGGGTTTTCGTTCGCGCCCGAACGCGGCGCGTGCGGAGGCTTGCTGGCGTCCGACGACCGTGCGAACATGTGTTCGCATCAGATGGTCGTCGCCGTTCTCCTTCCACGTTTCGAGCTCGTCATCGCCGCCGGTGGGCGCGAGGTCCTCGCGCGCGGCCCCGCGGCCCTCGCGCCGGAGCCGGGGCGGGAGCAACGTGTAGGAGAAGTGTCGTCCTCGGCGGAGGCGTTCGGGGTCCACGCGGGGATGCGCTTGGGCGAGGCGCTGGCGCGCTGCCCGTCGCTGGCGCTGATCCCGCCAGATCCGATGGGCGTCGCCGACGCGTGGGACAAGGTGCTCGCGCGGCTGGAGTCGGCGGGCGCGGCGGTGGAGAGCGAGGCGCCGGGGCTGGCGTTCTTCGACGCGGCCGCGCTGGCGCGGCTGCACGGCGGGCGCGCGGCGGATGACCCGGCGGCGGCGCTGCGGGCGCGGATGTCGGCCGGCGGCGCGCCGCCGTGGCTGGCGGGGGTCGTGACGGCCGTGCGCGCCGCGCTGCGCCTGCCCGCGCGGATCGGCGCCGGGCCGTCGCGGTTCTGCGCGCTGGCAGGGGCGGTGCGGGCACGGTCGCGGCGGGCCGAGCTGGTCGACGGCGCGGCCGCGCTGGCCGGCGAGCCGGTCGCGCTGCTGCGGCGCCGGCCGGAGGTCGAGGCGCTCGTGCGGCCCTTGGAGCGCCTGGGGATCGGGACGCTCGGCCAGCTCGCGGCGCTGGAACGGCCGGTGGTCGCCGACCGCTTCGGGCGCGCGGGGGAGTTGGCCTATGACCTGGCTCTCGGGCGCGACAGCGAGCTGAAGCCGCGACAGCCGGGGGAAGTGCTGGAAGAAGTCCTGGAGCTGCCGGAGTCGGCGTCGGGGGTGCAGCTGGGGCGCGCGCTGGTGTTGTTGGTGGACAAGCTGTTGGCGCGGCGGGAGCGCGACGGGCGGACGCTGCGGGCGGTCGTCCTGGGCGCGCGCCTGGTCGAGGGCGGGACGTGGCGCGAGCGCGTCGTGTTCCGCGAGCCGCTGGCGGACGCGACGCGGATGCGGCTGGCGCTCGGGCAGAAGCTGGTGATGCTGCCGGCGCCGGCGGAGTCGCTGCGGCTGACCGTCGAGCGCTTCGGCGCGGTCAGCGCGGGGGCGCACGCGCTGTTCGACGACGGCTCGGCCCAGCGCACGGCCCGGATGCGCGAGGCGATCCGCCAGGCCCGCGCGGTCGCGGGCCCGGAGGCGGCGCTGCGCGTGCTGGAGGTGGATCCGGACTCGCGGGTACCGGAGCGCCAGGCGGTCCTGGCACCGTACGAGCTGTGATCTGCGGGCCGCCTCGCCGCGCCTGGAGCCACCCGGCGGAGCTTGACGGGCTGGCGCCCGCCGGCGCTCGCCGTGCGATCTGCGGGCCGTCTCGCCGCGCCTGGAGCCACCCGGCGGAGCTTGACGGGCTGGCGCCCGCCGGCGCTCGCCGGGTGGCCCCAGCCGCGACGATCCGGGCCGCAGATTCCCGAGGGCGGCAGCGGTGACCAGCCCGCGCCGGCTCAACG contains:
- a CDS encoding LLM class flavin-dependent oxidoreductase; translation: MRFSIFYEHQVPRPWEADGEHRLLQEALEQVELADRLGFDTVWAAEHHFLEEHSHSSAPGVFLAAASQRTTTIRLGFGTVPLAPGYQHPARVAEAAATLDLLSDGRVELGTGETSSGAELAGFGVDRETQTAQWSEAIEIVARMMVETPFAGADTDHIKMPPRNVVPKPLQKPHPPLWVACPRQETIRRAAEKGLGALSFAFVEPEDVRSWVDEYYTIISSDRCVPAGFAVNPNFAAALPMMVHADEAEAIERGIDGAHFLGYALGHYNAFGEHAPGRTSIWEEFQARRDDVGFARSAISADGAPLSVKVLQRGLGSVRGAIGTPAQLRELIGRYEDAGVDELLFCLQTGKTQHKHIMEALELFAAEVMPAFAQRRPARARDKAERLGDAAERALERRAPRRTVARGYAFKAGDSGVDAAAVAIPEEPAAPSARRAPGAAVTSLRRQLETHGERAFQAFVGRSDDARLARTAGSGAGLRVIFGAMERQFVPERAAGFTGDIQYNLRAVDGSVRAWTVAIDRERARARPGAADDAELTITLAVADFIRIAGRDLDPVKAVLTGRMELAGDFGVALKLGEMFGQPGGF